From the genome of Glycine max cultivar Williams 82 chromosome 2, Glycine_max_v4.0, whole genome shotgun sequence, one region includes:
- the PIP2-9 gene encoding aquaporin PIP2-9, producing the protein MAKHDVEGGSFSAKDYHDPPPAPLIDAEELTQWSFYRALIAEFIATLLFLYITVLTVIGYKSQSDVKAGGDVCGGVGILGIAWAFGGMIFILVYCTAGISGGHINPAVTFGLFLARKVSLIRAIMYMVAQCLGAICGVGLVKAFQKAYYNRYGGGANELSEGYSTGVGLGAEIIGTFVLVYTVFSATDPKRNARDSHVPVLAPLPIGFAVFMVHLATIPVTGTGINPARSLGAAVMYNQQKAWDDHWIFWVGPFIGAAIAAFYHQFILRAGAAKALGSFRSNPTI; encoded by the exons ATGGCTAAGCATGATGTTGAGGGTGGTTCCTTCTCAGCAAAGGACTACCATGATCCTCCTCCAGCACCTTTGATTGATGCTGAGGAACTCACACAGTGGTCCTTCTACAGGGCTTTGATTGCTGAATTCATTGCCACATTACTTTTCCTTTACATCACAGTGCTCACTGTGATTGGTTACAAGAGCCAGAGTGATGTCAAGGCCGGGGGTGATGTGTGTGGTGGAGTTGGCATTCTTGGCATTGCTTGGGCCTTTGGTGGCATGATCTTCATCCTTGTTTACTGCACTGCTGGAATCTCCG GGGGTCACATAAACCCAGCAGTGACATTTGGGCTCTTCTTGGCTCGCAAGGTATCTTTGATTAGAGCCATAATGTACATGGTGGCTCAATGCTTGGGAGCCATATGTGGAGTTGGGTTGGTTAAGGCATTCCAAAAGGCATACTACAACAGGTATGGTGGTGGAGCCAATGAACTCAGTGAAGGGTACAGCACAGGTGTTGGATTGGGTGCTGAGATTATTGGAACCTTCGTTTTGGTCTACACTGTCTTCTCTGCAACTGACCCCAAGAGGAATGCTAGAGATTCTCATGTGCCG GTTTTGGCACCACTTCCAATTGGCTTTGCTGTGTTCATGGTTCACTTGGCAACCATCCCAGTAACAGGCACTGGCATTAACCCTGCTAGGAGCCTAGGAGCTGCTGTCATGTACAACCAACAGAAGGCCTGGGATGACCAT TGGATCTTTTGGGTTGGACCATTTATTGGAGCAGCCATTGCAGCCTTCTACCACCAATTTATCTTGAGAGCAGGTGCTGCTAAGGCTCTTGGATCATTCAGGAGCAACCCCACTATTTGA
- the PIP2-12 gene encoding aquaporin PIP2-2 has product MAKHDVEGGSFSAKDYHDPPPAPLIDAEELTQWSFYRALIAEFIATLLFLYITVLTVIGYKSQSDVKAGGDVCGGVGILGIAWAFGGMIFILVYCTAGISGGHINPAVTFGLFLARKVSLIRAIMYMVAQCLGAMCGVGLVKAFQKAYYNRYGGGANELSEGYSTGVGLGAEIIGTFVLVYTVFSATDPKRNARDSHVPVLAPLPIGFAVFMVHLATIPVTGTGINPARSFGAAVMYNQKKAWDDQWIFWVGPFIGAAIAAFYHQFILRASAAKAVGSFRSNPTI; this is encoded by the exons ATGGCTAAGCATGATGTTGAGGGTGGTTCCTTCTCAGCAAAGGACTACCATGATCCTCCTCCAGCACCTTTGATTGATGCTGAGGAACTCACACAGTGGTCCTTCTACAGGGCTTTGATTGCTGAATTCATTGCCACATTACTTTTCCTTTACATCACAGTGCTCACTGTGATTGGTTACAAGAGCCAGAGTGATGTCAAGGCCGGGGGTGATGTGTGTGGTGGAGTTGGCATTCTTGGCATTGCTTGGGCCTTTGGTGGCATGATCTTCATCCTTGTTTACTGCACTGCTGGAATCTCCG GGGGTCACATAAACCCAGCAGTGACATTTGGGCTCTTCTTGGCTCGCAAGGTATCTTTGATTAGAGCCATAATGTACATGGTGGCTCAATGCTTGGGAGCCATGTGTGGAGTTGGGTTGGTTAAGGCATTCCAAAAGGCATACTACAACAGGTATGGTGGTGGTGCCAATGAACTCAGTGAAGGGTACAGCACAGGTGTTGGATTGGGTGCTGAGATTATTGGAACCTTCGTTTTGGTCTACACTGTCTTCTCTGCAACTGACCCAAAGAGGAATGCTAGAGATTCTCATGTGCCG GTTCTGGCTCCACTTCCAATTGGTTTTGCTGTGTTCATGGTTCACTTGGCAACCATCCCAGTCACTGGCACTGGTATTAACCCTGCTAGGAGTTTTGGAGCCGCTGTGATGTACAACCAAAAGAAGGCTTGGGATGACCAA TGGATCTTTTGGGTTGGACCGTTTATTGGAGCAGCCATTGCAGCCTTCTACCACCAATTCATCTTGAGAGCAAGTGCTGCTAAGGCTGTTGGATCATTCAGGAGCAACCCCACTATTTGA